ACCAGCCATACCCGATTCAGCACACCTTGCCCCCAATTCCTCCGGCCACTGACGAGGGATTTCTGATATACTCCCGCCATTCGCTTTAAGCTCTGTCGCGTTATGGTTCAATTAAATCAAAAATTTATCAATAGCATTGCGCAAGAAATGCCGCCACACCTCTCGATGGATGATTTCATCCACTATTGTGGCTTGCCGCTGCGCCTGTCTATCCGGGTCAATACCCTGAAAATCACATCGGACGCGCTTCGCTCCATACTTGAGCCCCGTGGCTGGCAATTTGAACCTGTGCCCTGGTGTGAAGACGGTTTTTGGGTAACAGTGCCCGACGACTGCCAGCCGGGCAATTTAACCGAGCACTATCAGGGGCTGTTTTACATTCAGGAAGCCAGCTCCATGATGCCGCCTTCCGCGCTGTTTTTGGACAAAGAGCCAAGGCAACTCTTGCTGGATGTGGCGTCGGCTCCCGGCTCAAAAACCACCCAGCTGGCCGCACTGATGCACAATCAGGGGCTTATCATCGCCAATGAATATTCGGCCTCCCGCACCAAGGCACTGCACGCCAATTTACAGCGTATGGGTGTCGCCAATGTGGCAATCACCCAATTTGATGGCAGAGTTTTTGGTGCGCATTTATACGAGACGCTGGATGCGATTCAACTGGATGCCCCCTGCAGCGGTGAAGGCACGGTTCGTAAGGATCCCTTGAGTCTCAAAAACTGGTGTCCGGACGAGATTGAAGCCATTGCCGAACTGCAGCGTGACCTGATTGACTCCGCTTTTCAGGCCCTGAAACCCGGTGGCGTGCTGGTGTACTCGACCTGCACCTTGAACCGCCGCGAGAATGAAGATGTTTGCCACTTTTTAAAAGCGCGCTACGGCGATGCTGTGACTTTTGAATCCCTGAAAGACCTCTTTAAAGGTGCAGATAAAGCACTGACAGAAGAAGGCTTTTTACACATCTGGCCGCAAATTTACGACAGCGAAGGCTTTTTTGTCGCCCGTATCCGAAAAACCTCCAGCGTAGAAAGAAATACCGATGACCCCAGGTTTGTGAGCAAGTTCCCCTTTGTTGCAGCCAACCGCAAAGAGCTCAGCGCCCTTGAAGAGGCGATGTCGGCCCTGGGGGTGTCTCTGCCGGAAGATGCTGTGATAGTGACCCGGGATGGCGAGTTTTGGTTAATGCCAGCGCCACTCGACAGCCTGCTCACTAAAATGCGCTTTCAGCGAATTGGGATACGGCTTGCGGAAACGCAAAAGCACGGTATCAAGGTTCGCCATGAAGCTGTGATGGCGCTGCCTTGCCATCAGATGCTCGCGATTGAACCTGAGGCGGCAAAACAGTATCTGATGGGGCGAGATATCGCGCTCGATACTGCAGGAAAGGCGCAGGGAGAAAAAATTCTTTCACTGCATGGTGCACCACTCGGCATTGCCAAGCATCTGGGAAATAAGCTTAAAAACAACTTGCCAAGGGATCTCTGTCGCGACAACGTGCAGAACTGAAACCGTTAACCGCATGCAGTACGACTGCGGTGAAAATATTTTGCTTAAAATTT
This sequence is a window from Shewanella zhangzhouensis. Protein-coding genes within it:
- the rsmF gene encoding 16S rRNA (cytosine(1407)-C(5))-methyltransferase RsmF; this encodes MVQLNQKFINSIAQEMPPHLSMDDFIHYCGLPLRLSIRVNTLKITSDALRSILEPRGWQFEPVPWCEDGFWVTVPDDCQPGNLTEHYQGLFYIQEASSMMPPSALFLDKEPRQLLLDVASAPGSKTTQLAALMHNQGLIIANEYSASRTKALHANLQRMGVANVAITQFDGRVFGAHLYETLDAIQLDAPCSGEGTVRKDPLSLKNWCPDEIEAIAELQRDLIDSAFQALKPGGVLVYSTCTLNRRENEDVCHFLKARYGDAVTFESLKDLFKGADKALTEEGFLHIWPQIYDSEGFFVARIRKTSSVERNTDDPRFVSKFPFVAANRKELSALEEAMSALGVSLPEDAVIVTRDGEFWLMPAPLDSLLTKMRFQRIGIRLAETQKHGIKVRHEAVMALPCHQMLAIEPEAAKQYLMGRDIALDTAGKAQGEKILSLHGAPLGIAKHLGNKLKNNLPRDLCRDNVQN